Proteins from a genomic interval of Patescibacteria group bacterium:
- a CDS encoding UDP-N-acetylmuramoyl-L-alanyl-D-glutamate--2,6-diaminopimelate ligase, which translates to MKPSTLLESILRTAEKFIPRFLYKFFQPAYHFALALLGAIIYRFPSKHLSVIAITGTKGKSSTAELINAILEEAGHTTALLSTIRFKIGDESKRNLFKMTVPGRFFLQHFLRRAVKKGCSYAIIEMTSEAAKFFRHKFIDFDTLVFTNLSPEHIEAHGSFEKYVEAKLRLRNAVGHSSKPRKTIVANGDDVYGKEFLNIGGVQKISFTLTDAEPFELHENDTTLTIDGTAIHSQLVGTFNIYNILAAASVAKNEGVDIQTIKVALEKVSTIPGRVEKIEEGQSFDVIVDYAHTKDSLEQLYGAFKDKRKICVLGATGGGRDKRKRPEMGAVADQFCEYIILTNEDPYDEDPRTIVDELAIGIKNHKPEIIMDRRQAIQEAFKRADSGDVVLITGKGTDPYIMEAKGKKTPWSDSDVARTELQKQHV; encoded by the coding sequence ATGAAACCGTCCACTCTCCTTGAATCAATCCTCCGAACCGCTGAGAAATTTATTCCCCGCTTTCTGTACAAGTTTTTCCAACCTGCATATCACTTTGCACTCGCATTGCTTGGAGCTATCATATATCGTTTTCCTTCAAAACACCTTTCGGTAATTGCCATTACCGGTACCAAAGGAAAATCGTCAACAGCAGAGCTAATAAATGCAATTCTTGAGGAGGCGGGTCATACAACGGCACTGCTCTCAACTATTCGCTTTAAGATTGGAGATGAGTCAAAACGCAACCTTTTTAAGATGACAGTCCCCGGCAGATTCTTTCTGCAACATTTCTTACGCAGAGCAGTAAAAAAGGGGTGCTCATATGCTATTATTGAGATGACATCAGAAGCAGCTAAATTTTTTCGCCACAAATTTATTGATTTTGACACACTTGTTTTTACCAATCTTTCTCCAGAACACATAGAAGCTCACGGCTCATTTGAAAAGTATGTGGAGGCAAAACTCAGACTTCGCAACGCGGTGGGACACTCCTCCAAACCCCGCAAAACAATAGTGGCAAACGGTGATGATGTTTATGGTAAAGAGTTTTTAAATATTGGTGGAGTACAAAAAATATCATTTACTCTTACAGACGCAGAACCATTTGAGCTGCATGAAAATGACACGACTCTCACGATAGATGGCACTGCTATCCACTCACAGCTTGTGGGGACGTTTAATATTTACAACATACTCGCTGCAGCATCTGTTGCCAAAAATGAAGGTGTAGACATCCAAACCATCAAAGTGGCGCTTGAAAAAGTTTCCACCATCCCAGGAAGAGTTGAAAAAATAGAAGAAGGTCAATCGTTTGATGTTATTGTTGATTACGCGCACACGAAAGATTCACTGGAACAACTCTACGGTGCATTTAAAGACAAACGAAAAATATGCGTACTCGGAGCAACAGGTGGGGGTAGAGACAAGCGAAAACGACCGGAGATGGGAGCTGTTGCCGATCAGTTTTGTGAATATATTATTTTGACCAATGAAGATCCATATGACGAGGATCCTCGAACAATTGTGGATGAACTAGCGATCGGTATAAAAAATCACAAACCTGAAATCATAATGGACAGACGGCAAGCTATACAAGAAGCGTTTAAACGAGCTGACTCTGGGGACGTAGTACTTATAACCGGAAAAGGTACTGACCCATATATTATGGAAGCAAAGGGCAAAAAAACTCCATGGAGTGATTCAGATGTAGCGCGCACAGAATTACAAAAACAGCATGTTTAA